One Anaerolineae bacterium genomic region harbors:
- a CDS encoding DUF523 and DUF1722 domain-containing protein produces the protein MPEPRIVVSKCLGFEPCRYDGSIILDPIVNSLREWVEFIPVCPEVEIGLGVPRPPVRLVWIAGEVRLLQPVTGLDLTEKMQAFAASFLDGLPPVDGFILKSRSPSCGLRDVKIYSAAEKVPPVRAGMGVFGGAVKARFPDIPVEDEGRLTNRAIREHFFTVIFALARLREVVDSGQMKALVDFHTRNKFLLLAYNQARLRELGRLVANPQQRPVNEVMAQYVAGFKAALARPPRRPAIVNVLMHALGYLSDQLTPAEKRYFLDLLTAYRENKQPLSTPVGILRAWLLRFEEPYLSVQTFFSPFPESLVSLQDSGKGRL, from the coding sequence CAAATGTCTCGGATTTGAACCCTGCCGTTACGATGGCAGCATAATTCTTGATCCCATCGTAAACTCTCTTCGAGAGTGGGTTGAATTCATCCCTGTCTGCCCGGAGGTGGAAATTGGCCTCGGGGTTCCACGCCCACCTGTGCGGCTGGTCTGGATTGCCGGCGAAGTTCGCCTGCTTCAGCCCGTCACCGGCCTGGATCTGACGGAAAAAATGCAGGCCTTTGCCGCATCATTTCTGGATGGGCTCCCACCCGTGGACGGTTTCATCCTAAAGAGTCGCTCCCCTTCTTGCGGGCTCAGGGACGTCAAAATCTACTCTGCAGCCGAAAAGGTCCCTCCGGTCAGAGCTGGAATGGGGGTATTCGGTGGTGCTGTAAAGGCCCGCTTCCCCGATATCCCCGTAGAGGACGAGGGACGCCTGACCAACCGGGCAATACGCGAGCACTTTTTCACTGTCATTTTTGCGCTGGCCCGGCTGCGAGAGGTGGTGGATTCAGGCCAGATGAAGGCGCTCGTGGATTTTCACACCCGCAACAAATTTCTCCTTCTGGCCTACAACCAGGCCCGTTTGCGGGAACTGGGCAGGCTCGTGGCTAACCCACAACAGCGGCCTGTCAATGAAGTGATGGCTCAATACGTTGCTGGATTTAAGGCTGCACTGGCTCGCCCACCTCGCCGCCCCGCCATCGTCAACGTCCTTATGCACGCCCTGGGTTACCTTTCTGACCAACTGACTCCAGCGGAAAAGAGGTATTTCCTGGACTTGCTGACCGCTTACCGGGAGAATAAGCAGCCTCTAAGCACGCCTGTAGGTATCCTGCGAGCCTGGCTCCTGCGCTTTGAGGAACCATACCTGTCGGTTCAAACCTTTTTCTCGCCATTCCCGGAATCTCTCGTTTCCCTGCAGGATTCGGGGAAAGGAAGGCTGTGA